In the Symphalangus syndactylus isolate Jambi chromosome 17, NHGRI_mSymSyn1-v2.1_pri, whole genome shotgun sequence genome, GAGCTGTCAGCTGGTTCTCAGCAGGTAAGGGCTATGCCCTACTCTGAGATTTAGGAAGAATTCCAGAGCTGCAGGAAggaggtgggtggagggggaagcTCCAGGGCCGGGGAAATTGGGCAGGTTACAGGGCAGGGTGGACAGAGAAAGGGAGCAGACAGGGACAGGGGGATGGTTCTACAGTCAGAGGCCTGTCCCTTGTGCCTCGAGAGCTGGCCAGCCTCTCACCTTGGCCACCTCCCCTGTCCCAGCCTGGACGGGGGCTGTCCAAGTCAGTGTTTCCCTGTTGGAGGAATCATTGGAGCCGTGCCTTCCCAGAAACCCCACAAATGGCCCCCTTTGAACCCACCACTCCCTGGCTCACTCGGGGCTGAAGGCCTTGGGCATGCCTGTTATAAACCTTGtcgggggccgggcgcggtggctcacacctgtaatcccagcactttgggaggccaaggcgggcagatcacgaggtcaggagatcgagaccatcctggctaacacggtgaaaccccgtctctatgaaaaatacaaaaaattagctggacgtggtggcgggtgcctgtagtcccagctactctggaggctgaggcaggagaatggcatgaacccgggaggtggagcttgcagtgggccgagattgcgccactgcactccagcctgggcgacagagggagactctgtctcaaaaaaaaaaaaaaaaaaaaaaaaaaaaaaaaaaaaaaaaattatataaataaataaataataaataaataaaccaacccTGCGGGGGCAGTGGGACTGGAGGCACTGCCATAGTAACAGGGCTCCTCCACCCTGAACAGCCCCGGGTCTGGGGCTCACTCGGAACCCCACCTCATGGAGctgtggggtgagggtggggagtgTTGAGCTGGACCTAGGGGGATGGAACGGAACCCCCTGTAACAATCACCTTGAGCCCCTTCTCAGCTCATAGCAAGGATATGATGAGTTTGAGGGCTGGCATCAGGCCCTACAGATAGTGGGGTTTAGAAGGGCCTTCTCTgtttataataataatcataataataaataaaaaataaaatttttgattttttgtagagatagggtcttgctatgttgcccaggctggtctcaaactcctggcctcaagcagttctcctgcctcaacctcccagagcactgggaccacaggcatgaaccacaggcATGAATtataggctggagtgtggtggcatggtcttagctcactgcaacctccgcctcccgggttcaagggattctcctgcctcagcctcccaagtagctgggattacgggcgcccaccaccaagcctggctaatttttgtatttttagtacagatggggtttcaccatgttggccaggctggtctcgaactcctgacctcgacctcaggtgatccgcccgcctaggcctcccaaattgctgggattacaggcatgagccactgcgtctagcatgacactttttaaagaaacaaattccGTTAGGCCCTCTGGGGTCTGTGGTATTGTCAACTCTTCTGTGTGAGTGCCCCAATGTGCAAAACTGATGGCTGGTCTGTGTCCCCTGCAGGCCATGGACACCTTCAGCACCAAGAGCCTGGCTCTGCAGGCGCAGAAGAAGCTCCTAAGTAAGATGGCGTCCAAGGCAGTGGTGGCCGTGCTGGTGGATGACACCAGCAGCGAGGTGCTGGACGAGCTGTACCGCGCTACCAGGGAGTTCACGCGCAGCCGCAAGGAGGCCCAGAAGATGCTCAAGAACCTGGTCAAGGTGGCCCTGAAGCTGGGACTGCTGCTGCGTGGGGACCAGCTGGGCAGTGAGGAGCTGGCGCTGCTGCGGCGCTTCCGCCACCGGGCGCGCTGCCTGGCCATGACGGCCGTCAGCTTCCACCAGGTGGACTTCACCTTCGACCGGCGCGTGCTGGCCGCCGGGCTGCTCGAGTGCCGCGACCTGCTGCACGAGGCCGTGGGCCCCCACCTGACCGCCAAGTCCCACGGCCGCATCAACCACGTGTTCGGCCACCTGGCCGACTGCGACTTCCTGGCTGCACTCTACGGCCCCGCCGAGCCCTACCGCTCCCACCTGCGCAGGATCTGCGAGGGCCTGGGCCGGATGCTGGACGAGGGCAGCCTCTGAGCCCCGGGGCCGCCCGACCGCGCCCCTCACGCCTTTTGGGGCTCTCCTGCTGTGCGTGGGTGGGGTTTATGGGTTTTTTTCCACCTCTTTTCTCCCAATCGGACTCCGGCCAAACTCCCCTAGACAGGTGGGTGACCTGTCCCCTTTGAGAGGATGCTGAGGCATCTGTAGAAGCTGTTTCAAACATCGATGTCACCTCTCCTCCTGGCCCCCTACCCAGTGGGGAGAGGAATTCGGGGCCCTACTCTGGGGACCACCTTCCACCCCGTATGTACTTTCTGGGCCACACCGACCCCTGGGTCGCTTGATGTAAAAGCCAAATCTGCTGCTGCTTCCCACTTGATCATGTCGCCTGGGATTTTCATCCCCTCGCACAAGGACTAGGGGTTCACATGGTGAACTGGGGGAAGGGGAGTGTTAGGGGACAAGTcgcagcaccccccacccccgccgtCCATAAACTCACGTCCtaacccccaggacctcagaagaTGATCTGATTTGGAAATAAGATCATTACAGATGGAATTAGTTCAGATGATGTCATcttggagtagggtgggccccaaTTCAAGGACTGGGGTCCTTAAAAAATGGGGGCCcggggcagggcgtggtggctcacgcctgtaatcccagcacttcgagaggctgaggcggacggatcacaaggtcaggagattgagaccatcctggctaacacggtgaaaccccatctctattgaaaatacaaaaaattagccgggcatggtggcacatgcctgtagtcccagctactcgggaggctgaggcaggataatcgcttgaaccaggaggtggaggttgcagtgagccaagatcgcagcactgcactccagcctgggtgacagagcaagactctgtctcaaaaaaataagggGGGGAGTGGGGgattggggccaggtgcagtggctcactcctgtaattccagcactttggcaggctgaggcaggaggattgcttgagctcaggagttcaagaccagcctgggcaacatggtgagaccctcgtctctacaaaaaaaaattattgtggtgggccgggcgtggtggctcacacctgtaatcccagcactttgggaggctgaggtgggcagatcacaaggtcaagagatcgagaccatcctggccaacatggtgaaaccccgtctctactaaaaatacaaaaattagccgggcatggtggtgcatgcctgtagtcccagctactcgggaggctgaggcaggagaatcgcctgaacctgggaggcgcaggttgcagggaggcggaggttgcagtgagccgagatcgaccactgcactcagcctggtgacagagcgagactcgtctcaaaaaaaaaaaaaaaattactgtagtGGTGCgcacgtataatcccagctacttgagagatgatgagggaagatcacttgagcccaggagttagaggctgcagtgaccgatgatcatgccactgcactccagcttgggtgagagtgggactctgtcttaaaaaaaaaaaaaaaaaaggatttggacacagacatgcaTGCAAGGAAGGCCAAGGATGCCGGCCAccaccaggagctgggagaggcgcGGGGCAGATCCCCCTCAGCCTTGGAGGGACCTAGCCTCACCTTCATCTCAGACTTGCGGCCCAGAGAACTGAATGAGAATAAATGTGCGTGAAGCCCCTCAGTCCACAGGATGTGGTCCTGGAAGCCCCCCACTCAAGAAGGCTCCAGTGAATGCTGGCACGTTCAGCCAGGATGCCTCCATGAAGCTGGAGACCTCTGCCCTGGGTCGGGAGGGGAAACTGCTCCAATCCAGGGACTGCCACGTGGGAGGGGACGGAGCGTGCCCCCCT is a window encoding:
- the TNFAIP8L1 gene encoding tumor necrosis factor alpha-induced protein 8-like protein 1 gives rise to the protein MDTFSTKSLALQAQKKLLSKMASKAVVAVLVDDTSSEVLDELYRATREFTRSRKEAQKMLKNLVKVALKLGLLLRGDQLGSEELALLRRFRHRARCLAMTAVSFHQVDFTFDRRVLAAGLLECRDLLHEAVGPHLTAKSHGRINHVFGHLADCDFLAALYGPAEPYRSHLRRICEGLGRMLDEGSL